One Melanotaenia boesemani isolate fMelBoe1 chromosome 8, fMelBoe1.pri, whole genome shotgun sequence DNA segment encodes these proteins:
- the slc4a2a gene encoding anion exchange protein 2a isoform X1, translated as MDLHQDSDGPGDVFNLTSGPPPHCYDGAEKEDFSRTTYVQGFQQILRPDSQHAPGTHRVYDEQDIQDHRHSSIHVHHPLYKPSGDSWKNRTNEGQKDNRQGSAPSTTSTIKEDQVKEEGHIATPTRCLSAGQTRTGVPVDETPTLIHLNSKNGCQLDDFPPDRHHLVRRNSRGPIIHVTNNQIYGQGKKHHGEDLTPHEVFVEVHELVIDQNLELRWRETGRWIRFEEEEEERWTRPLITSLSFQSLLELRKTISHSAVLLDLKQKTLPGIVQQVVEQMVISDQIRTEDRANVLRALLLRHSHPSDDKDLRFISRNITATSIMDNPSSQSELCINMSNHRETNVSKRCMSGQMDIPPVLQSRSMMEEIPERAEATIVLVGSMGFLDQSCMAFVRLQEAVQLESVLELPVPVRFLVLLLGPPSANMDHHQMGRFISTLMSDKHFHEAAFQADDRQDLLTAITHFLDYSITPHPSDAGDKMLHSVTRFQREIPQMRDEEEQSSKLQEETGGHQGEDSLVPSKSSDDLLRRSGCVFGGLIKDVKHRYPQYLSDIRDALNPQCMAAIIFIYFAALSPAITFGGLLGEKTEGLIGVSELIVATAMQGIVFSVLGAQPLLVIGFSGPLLVFEEAFYTFCKDNGIEYLTGRVWIGFWLVLIVILTVALEGSFLVRFVSRFTQEIFSFLISLIFIYETFAKLVKIFKEHPLQNCYHGNSSAYPSLCNHTMAARDSGKVVGEPNTALLSLVLMAGTYLIAFYLRKFKNSSFFPGRLRRIIGDFGVPIAILIMVLVDYSVEDTYTQKLNVPSGFSVSSPEKRGWLISPLGSDGHFPIWMMGASILPAILVFILIFMESQITALIVSKKERMLVKGTGFHLDLLIIVVVGGISALFGLPWLSAATVRSVTHTNALTVMSKDVGHGEKPRILEVKEQRMTGFLVAVLVGLSIVIGEVLRQIPLAVLFGIFLYMGVMSLNGIQLTERLILLLMPAKYHPDQVYVQKVQTLRMHLFTLVQLSCLSLLWIVMATAAALAFPFMLLLTIPIRMLLLPRLFSHRELQSLDADDATTHLEETEVHDKYSQLQMPV; from the exons GGTCCTCCCCCCCACTGCTACGATGGTGCAGAAAAGGAGGACTTCAGCAGGACAACTTATGTTCAGGGTTTCCAGCAGATCCTTCGTCCAGATTCCCAGCATGCTCCTGGGACACATCGAGTCTATGATGAGCAGGACATCCAAG ATCACCGTCACTCTTCCATCCACGTCCACCATCCTCTGTACAAACCATCCGGGGACAGCTGGAAAAATAGGACCAATGAGGGACAGAAGGACAACAGGCAGGGCTCCGCCCCCAGCACCACATCAACAATAAAAGAAGATCAGGTGAAGGAGGAAGGCCACATAGCCACACCTACCAG GTGCCTCTCAGCTGGTCAGACCAGGACAGGTGTTCCTGTTGACGAGACACCAACGTTGATCCACCTGAACTCCAAAAACG GTTGCCAATTGGACGACTTTCCGCCCGATCGACATCACCTGGTGAGACGAAACTCCAGAGGCCCGATCATCCATGTCACCAACAATCAGATCTATGGTCAAGGGAAGAAACACCATGGAGAGGACCTCACACCACATGAG GTGTTCGTGGAGGTGCATGAGCTGGTGATCGACCAGAACCTGGAGCTTCGGTGGAGGGAGACCGGTCGGTGGATCAGGTtcgaagaagaggaggaggagcgctGGACGAGGCCTCTCATCACCTCCCTATCCTTCCAATCCCTGCTTGAGCTCCGGAAAACCATTTCCCATA GTGCTGTCCTCCTGGACCTTAAGCAGAAGACTCTTCCAGGTATCGTTCAGCAGGTGGTGGAGCAGATGGTGATCTCAGACCAGATCAGGACTGAAGACCGAGCCAACGTCCTAAGAGCTCTTCTCCTGAGACAcag CCATCCCAGTGATGACAAAGATCTCAGGTTCATCAGCAGGAACATCACAGCAACTTCTATAATGGACAACcccagcagccaatcagagcttTGCATCAACATGAGCAATCACAGAGAGACTAATGTGAGTAAGAGATGCATGTCAGGCCAG ATGGACATCCCACCAGTCCTGCAgtccaggtccatgatggaggAGATCCCTGAGAGAGCCGAGGCCACCATCGTTCTTGTCG GCAGCATGGGCTTCCTTGACCAGTCCTGCATGGCGTTCGTACGACTGCAGGAGGCGGTCCAGTTGGAGTCTGTGCTGGAACTTCCTGTCCCTGTCAGGTTCCTTGTCCTTCTGCTGGGTCCACCATCAGCCAACATGGACCACCACCAGATGGGACGCTTCATCTCTACACTCATGTCCGACAAG CATTTCCACGAGGCGGCATTCCAGGCAGATGACCGCCAGGACCTCTTGACCGCCATTACCCACTTCCTGGACTACAGCatcaccccccacccctctgATGCAGGAGACAAGATGCTCCACTCAGTCACTCGCTTCCAAAGAGAAATTCCCCAGATGAGGGATgaggaggagcagagcagcaagCTGCAGGAGGAAACAGGAGGTCATCAGGGTGAAG ATTCTCTGGTTCCATCTAAATCCAGCGACGACCTTCTGAGGCGTTCAGGTTGTGTGTTTGGTGGTCTGATCAAAGACGTGAAGCATCGTTACCCTCAGTACCTCAGCGACATCCGGGATGCTCTGAACCCTCAGTGTATGGCAGCCATTATCTTCATCTACTTTGCAGCTCTGTCTCCTGCCATCACCTTCGGTGGACTTCTTG GTGAGAAGACTGAGGGCCTGATCGGTGTGTCCGAGCTGATTGTTGCTACGGCGATGCAGGGCATTGTGTTCAGTGTACTGGGGGCTCAGCCTCTCCTGGTGATCGGCTTTTCTGGACCACTGCTGGTGTTTGAGGAGGCCTTCTACACT TTCTGTAAAGACAATGGGATTGAGTACCTGACAGGACGGGTGTGGATTGGGTTCTGGCTGGTGCTCATTGTAATCCTCACTGTGGCTTTGGAAGGAAGCTTTCTGGTTCGGTTTGTTTCCCGCTTCACTCAGGAGATCTTCTCCTTCCTCATCTCCCTCATCTTCATCTATGAGACTTTTGCCAAACTGGTCAAG ATCTTTAAGGAGCATCCACTTCAAAattgttaccatggaaacagttCAGCTTATCCATCTCTATGCAACCACACCATGGCTGCAAGGGATTCTGGGAAGGTTGTTGGAGAGCCAAACACAGCCCTGCTGTCCCTGGTCCTCATGGCGGGAACGTACCTCATCGCTTTCTACCTGAGAAAGTTCAAAAATAGCTCCTTCTTCCCAGGAAGG ctcCGAAGGATCATCGGAGACTTTGGAGTTCCCATAGCGATCCTCATCATGGTCCTGGTGGACTACAGCGTGGAGGACACCTACACCCAG AAGCTGAACGTTCCCAGTGGATTCTCTGTGTCCAGTCCGGAGAAGCGAGGTTGGCTGATTTCTCCACTCGGGTCAGACGGCCACTTTCCCATTTGGATGATGGGTGCCAGCATCCTGCCAGCCATCCTCgtcttcatcctcatcttcatggAGTCCCAGATCACAGC GCTGATCGTCAGTAAGAAGGAGCGGATGCTGGTGAAGGGGACCGGTTTCCACCTGGACCTGCTGATCATTGTGGTGGTGGGCGGGATCTCGGCCCTGTTCGGTCTGCCGTGGTTGTCGGCCGCCACGGTTCGCTCCGTCACCCACACTAACGCCCTGACCGTCATGAGCAAAGATGTTGGCCACGGAGAGAAGCCTCGCATCCTGGAGGTTAAGGAGCAGAGGATGACTGGGTTCCTGGTAGcggtgttagtgg GTCTGTCCATCGTGATAGGGGAGGTCCTGCGTCAGATCCCCCTGGCAGTCCTGTTTGGTATCTTCCTCTACATGGGTGTCATGTCCCTGAACGGGATCCAGCTTACGGAGCGGCTGATCCTGCTCCTGATGCCGGCAAAGTACCACCCGGACCAGGTCTATGTCCAGAAG GTGCAGACACTGAGGATGCACCTGTTCACTCTGGTCCAGCTGAGCTGTCTGTCTCTGCTGTGGATTGTCATGGCAACGGCGGCGGCGCTGGCGTTCCCCTTCATGCTGCTGCTGACCATCCCCatcaggatgctgctgctgccccGCCTCTTCTCCCACAGAGAGCTACAGAGT ctggatgctgatgatGCAACAACCCACCTGGAGGAGACGGAGGTCCATGACAAGTACTCACAGCTGCAGATGCCCGTGTGA
- the slc4a2a gene encoding anion exchange protein 2a isoform X2 encodes MDLHQDSDGPGDVFNLTSGPPPHCYDGAEKEDFSRTTYVQGFQQILRPDSQHAPGTHRVYDEQDIQDHRHSSIHVHHPLYKPSGDSWKNRTNEGQKDNRQGSAPSTTSTIKEDQVKEEGHIATPTRCLSAGQTRTGVPVDETPTLIHLNSKNGCQLDDFPPDRHHLVRRNSRGPIIHVTNNQIYGQGKKHHGEDLTPHEVFVEVHELVIDQNLELRWRETGRWIRFEEEEEERWTRPLITSLSFQSLLELRKTISHSAVLLDLKQKTLPGIVQQVVEQMVISDQIRTEDRANVLRALLLRHSHPSDDKDLRFISRNITATSIMDNPSSQSELCINMSNHRETNMDIPPVLQSRSMMEEIPERAEATIVLVGSMGFLDQSCMAFVRLQEAVQLESVLELPVPVRFLVLLLGPPSANMDHHQMGRFISTLMSDKHFHEAAFQADDRQDLLTAITHFLDYSITPHPSDAGDKMLHSVTRFQREIPQMRDEEEQSSKLQEETGGHQGEDSLVPSKSSDDLLRRSGCVFGGLIKDVKHRYPQYLSDIRDALNPQCMAAIIFIYFAALSPAITFGGLLGEKTEGLIGVSELIVATAMQGIVFSVLGAQPLLVIGFSGPLLVFEEAFYTFCKDNGIEYLTGRVWIGFWLVLIVILTVALEGSFLVRFVSRFTQEIFSFLISLIFIYETFAKLVKIFKEHPLQNCYHGNSSAYPSLCNHTMAARDSGKVVGEPNTALLSLVLMAGTYLIAFYLRKFKNSSFFPGRLRRIIGDFGVPIAILIMVLVDYSVEDTYTQKLNVPSGFSVSSPEKRGWLISPLGSDGHFPIWMMGASILPAILVFILIFMESQITALIVSKKERMLVKGTGFHLDLLIIVVVGGISALFGLPWLSAATVRSVTHTNALTVMSKDVGHGEKPRILEVKEQRMTGFLVAVLVGLSIVIGEVLRQIPLAVLFGIFLYMGVMSLNGIQLTERLILLLMPAKYHPDQVYVQKVQTLRMHLFTLVQLSCLSLLWIVMATAAALAFPFMLLLTIPIRMLLLPRLFSHRELQSLDADDATTHLEETEVHDKYSQLQMPV; translated from the exons GGTCCTCCCCCCCACTGCTACGATGGTGCAGAAAAGGAGGACTTCAGCAGGACAACTTATGTTCAGGGTTTCCAGCAGATCCTTCGTCCAGATTCCCAGCATGCTCCTGGGACACATCGAGTCTATGATGAGCAGGACATCCAAG ATCACCGTCACTCTTCCATCCACGTCCACCATCCTCTGTACAAACCATCCGGGGACAGCTGGAAAAATAGGACCAATGAGGGACAGAAGGACAACAGGCAGGGCTCCGCCCCCAGCACCACATCAACAATAAAAGAAGATCAGGTGAAGGAGGAAGGCCACATAGCCACACCTACCAG GTGCCTCTCAGCTGGTCAGACCAGGACAGGTGTTCCTGTTGACGAGACACCAACGTTGATCCACCTGAACTCCAAAAACG GTTGCCAATTGGACGACTTTCCGCCCGATCGACATCACCTGGTGAGACGAAACTCCAGAGGCCCGATCATCCATGTCACCAACAATCAGATCTATGGTCAAGGGAAGAAACACCATGGAGAGGACCTCACACCACATGAG GTGTTCGTGGAGGTGCATGAGCTGGTGATCGACCAGAACCTGGAGCTTCGGTGGAGGGAGACCGGTCGGTGGATCAGGTtcgaagaagaggaggaggagcgctGGACGAGGCCTCTCATCACCTCCCTATCCTTCCAATCCCTGCTTGAGCTCCGGAAAACCATTTCCCATA GTGCTGTCCTCCTGGACCTTAAGCAGAAGACTCTTCCAGGTATCGTTCAGCAGGTGGTGGAGCAGATGGTGATCTCAGACCAGATCAGGACTGAAGACCGAGCCAACGTCCTAAGAGCTCTTCTCCTGAGACAcag CCATCCCAGTGATGACAAAGATCTCAGGTTCATCAGCAGGAACATCACAGCAACTTCTATAATGGACAACcccagcagccaatcagagcttTGCATCAACATGAGCAATCACAGAGAGACTAAT ATGGACATCCCACCAGTCCTGCAgtccaggtccatgatggaggAGATCCCTGAGAGAGCCGAGGCCACCATCGTTCTTGTCG GCAGCATGGGCTTCCTTGACCAGTCCTGCATGGCGTTCGTACGACTGCAGGAGGCGGTCCAGTTGGAGTCTGTGCTGGAACTTCCTGTCCCTGTCAGGTTCCTTGTCCTTCTGCTGGGTCCACCATCAGCCAACATGGACCACCACCAGATGGGACGCTTCATCTCTACACTCATGTCCGACAAG CATTTCCACGAGGCGGCATTCCAGGCAGATGACCGCCAGGACCTCTTGACCGCCATTACCCACTTCCTGGACTACAGCatcaccccccacccctctgATGCAGGAGACAAGATGCTCCACTCAGTCACTCGCTTCCAAAGAGAAATTCCCCAGATGAGGGATgaggaggagcagagcagcaagCTGCAGGAGGAAACAGGAGGTCATCAGGGTGAAG ATTCTCTGGTTCCATCTAAATCCAGCGACGACCTTCTGAGGCGTTCAGGTTGTGTGTTTGGTGGTCTGATCAAAGACGTGAAGCATCGTTACCCTCAGTACCTCAGCGACATCCGGGATGCTCTGAACCCTCAGTGTATGGCAGCCATTATCTTCATCTACTTTGCAGCTCTGTCTCCTGCCATCACCTTCGGTGGACTTCTTG GTGAGAAGACTGAGGGCCTGATCGGTGTGTCCGAGCTGATTGTTGCTACGGCGATGCAGGGCATTGTGTTCAGTGTACTGGGGGCTCAGCCTCTCCTGGTGATCGGCTTTTCTGGACCACTGCTGGTGTTTGAGGAGGCCTTCTACACT TTCTGTAAAGACAATGGGATTGAGTACCTGACAGGACGGGTGTGGATTGGGTTCTGGCTGGTGCTCATTGTAATCCTCACTGTGGCTTTGGAAGGAAGCTTTCTGGTTCGGTTTGTTTCCCGCTTCACTCAGGAGATCTTCTCCTTCCTCATCTCCCTCATCTTCATCTATGAGACTTTTGCCAAACTGGTCAAG ATCTTTAAGGAGCATCCACTTCAAAattgttaccatggaaacagttCAGCTTATCCATCTCTATGCAACCACACCATGGCTGCAAGGGATTCTGGGAAGGTTGTTGGAGAGCCAAACACAGCCCTGCTGTCCCTGGTCCTCATGGCGGGAACGTACCTCATCGCTTTCTACCTGAGAAAGTTCAAAAATAGCTCCTTCTTCCCAGGAAGG ctcCGAAGGATCATCGGAGACTTTGGAGTTCCCATAGCGATCCTCATCATGGTCCTGGTGGACTACAGCGTGGAGGACACCTACACCCAG AAGCTGAACGTTCCCAGTGGATTCTCTGTGTCCAGTCCGGAGAAGCGAGGTTGGCTGATTTCTCCACTCGGGTCAGACGGCCACTTTCCCATTTGGATGATGGGTGCCAGCATCCTGCCAGCCATCCTCgtcttcatcctcatcttcatggAGTCCCAGATCACAGC GCTGATCGTCAGTAAGAAGGAGCGGATGCTGGTGAAGGGGACCGGTTTCCACCTGGACCTGCTGATCATTGTGGTGGTGGGCGGGATCTCGGCCCTGTTCGGTCTGCCGTGGTTGTCGGCCGCCACGGTTCGCTCCGTCACCCACACTAACGCCCTGACCGTCATGAGCAAAGATGTTGGCCACGGAGAGAAGCCTCGCATCCTGGAGGTTAAGGAGCAGAGGATGACTGGGTTCCTGGTAGcggtgttagtgg GTCTGTCCATCGTGATAGGGGAGGTCCTGCGTCAGATCCCCCTGGCAGTCCTGTTTGGTATCTTCCTCTACATGGGTGTCATGTCCCTGAACGGGATCCAGCTTACGGAGCGGCTGATCCTGCTCCTGATGCCGGCAAAGTACCACCCGGACCAGGTCTATGTCCAGAAG GTGCAGACACTGAGGATGCACCTGTTCACTCTGGTCCAGCTGAGCTGTCTGTCTCTGCTGTGGATTGTCATGGCAACGGCGGCGGCGCTGGCGTTCCCCTTCATGCTGCTGCTGACCATCCCCatcaggatgctgctgctgccccGCCTCTTCTCCCACAGAGAGCTACAGAGT ctggatgctgatgatGCAACAACCCACCTGGAGGAGACGGAGGTCCATGACAAGTACTCACAGCTGCAGATGCCCGTGTGA
- the slc4a2a gene encoding anion exchange protein 2a isoform X3 — MVSLDRRSQQNKVFVEVHELVIDQNLELRWRETGRWIRFEEEEEERWTRPLITSLSFQSLLELRKTISHSAVLLDLKQKTLPGIVQQVVEQMVISDQIRTEDRANVLRALLLRHSHPSDDKDLRFISRNITATSIMDNPSSQSELCINMSNHRETNVSKRCMSGQMDIPPVLQSRSMMEEIPERAEATIVLVGSMGFLDQSCMAFVRLQEAVQLESVLELPVPVRFLVLLLGPPSANMDHHQMGRFISTLMSDKHFHEAAFQADDRQDLLTAITHFLDYSITPHPSDAGDKMLHSVTRFQREIPQMRDEEEQSSKLQEETGGHQGEDSLVPSKSSDDLLRRSGCVFGGLIKDVKHRYPQYLSDIRDALNPQCMAAIIFIYFAALSPAITFGGLLGEKTEGLIGVSELIVATAMQGIVFSVLGAQPLLVIGFSGPLLVFEEAFYTFCKDNGIEYLTGRVWIGFWLVLIVILTVALEGSFLVRFVSRFTQEIFSFLISLIFIYETFAKLVKIFKEHPLQNCYHGNSSAYPSLCNHTMAARDSGKVVGEPNTALLSLVLMAGTYLIAFYLRKFKNSSFFPGRLRRIIGDFGVPIAILIMVLVDYSVEDTYTQKLNVPSGFSVSSPEKRGWLISPLGSDGHFPIWMMGASILPAILVFILIFMESQITALIVSKKERMLVKGTGFHLDLLIIVVVGGISALFGLPWLSAATVRSVTHTNALTVMSKDVGHGEKPRILEVKEQRMTGFLVAVLVGLSIVIGEVLRQIPLAVLFGIFLYMGVMSLNGIQLTERLILLLMPAKYHPDQVYVQKVQTLRMHLFTLVQLSCLSLLWIVMATAAALAFPFMLLLTIPIRMLLLPRLFSHRELQSLDADDATTHLEETEVHDKYSQLQMPV, encoded by the exons ATGGTCAGTTTGGACCGGAGGAGTCAACAGAACAAG GTGTTCGTGGAGGTGCATGAGCTGGTGATCGACCAGAACCTGGAGCTTCGGTGGAGGGAGACCGGTCGGTGGATCAGGTtcgaagaagaggaggaggagcgctGGACGAGGCCTCTCATCACCTCCCTATCCTTCCAATCCCTGCTTGAGCTCCGGAAAACCATTTCCCATA GTGCTGTCCTCCTGGACCTTAAGCAGAAGACTCTTCCAGGTATCGTTCAGCAGGTGGTGGAGCAGATGGTGATCTCAGACCAGATCAGGACTGAAGACCGAGCCAACGTCCTAAGAGCTCTTCTCCTGAGACAcag CCATCCCAGTGATGACAAAGATCTCAGGTTCATCAGCAGGAACATCACAGCAACTTCTATAATGGACAACcccagcagccaatcagagcttTGCATCAACATGAGCAATCACAGAGAGACTAATGTGAGTAAGAGATGCATGTCAGGCCAG ATGGACATCCCACCAGTCCTGCAgtccaggtccatgatggaggAGATCCCTGAGAGAGCCGAGGCCACCATCGTTCTTGTCG GCAGCATGGGCTTCCTTGACCAGTCCTGCATGGCGTTCGTACGACTGCAGGAGGCGGTCCAGTTGGAGTCTGTGCTGGAACTTCCTGTCCCTGTCAGGTTCCTTGTCCTTCTGCTGGGTCCACCATCAGCCAACATGGACCACCACCAGATGGGACGCTTCATCTCTACACTCATGTCCGACAAG CATTTCCACGAGGCGGCATTCCAGGCAGATGACCGCCAGGACCTCTTGACCGCCATTACCCACTTCCTGGACTACAGCatcaccccccacccctctgATGCAGGAGACAAGATGCTCCACTCAGTCACTCGCTTCCAAAGAGAAATTCCCCAGATGAGGGATgaggaggagcagagcagcaagCTGCAGGAGGAAACAGGAGGTCATCAGGGTGAAG ATTCTCTGGTTCCATCTAAATCCAGCGACGACCTTCTGAGGCGTTCAGGTTGTGTGTTTGGTGGTCTGATCAAAGACGTGAAGCATCGTTACCCTCAGTACCTCAGCGACATCCGGGATGCTCTGAACCCTCAGTGTATGGCAGCCATTATCTTCATCTACTTTGCAGCTCTGTCTCCTGCCATCACCTTCGGTGGACTTCTTG GTGAGAAGACTGAGGGCCTGATCGGTGTGTCCGAGCTGATTGTTGCTACGGCGATGCAGGGCATTGTGTTCAGTGTACTGGGGGCTCAGCCTCTCCTGGTGATCGGCTTTTCTGGACCACTGCTGGTGTTTGAGGAGGCCTTCTACACT TTCTGTAAAGACAATGGGATTGAGTACCTGACAGGACGGGTGTGGATTGGGTTCTGGCTGGTGCTCATTGTAATCCTCACTGTGGCTTTGGAAGGAAGCTTTCTGGTTCGGTTTGTTTCCCGCTTCACTCAGGAGATCTTCTCCTTCCTCATCTCCCTCATCTTCATCTATGAGACTTTTGCCAAACTGGTCAAG ATCTTTAAGGAGCATCCACTTCAAAattgttaccatggaaacagttCAGCTTATCCATCTCTATGCAACCACACCATGGCTGCAAGGGATTCTGGGAAGGTTGTTGGAGAGCCAAACACAGCCCTGCTGTCCCTGGTCCTCATGGCGGGAACGTACCTCATCGCTTTCTACCTGAGAAAGTTCAAAAATAGCTCCTTCTTCCCAGGAAGG ctcCGAAGGATCATCGGAGACTTTGGAGTTCCCATAGCGATCCTCATCATGGTCCTGGTGGACTACAGCGTGGAGGACACCTACACCCAG AAGCTGAACGTTCCCAGTGGATTCTCTGTGTCCAGTCCGGAGAAGCGAGGTTGGCTGATTTCTCCACTCGGGTCAGACGGCCACTTTCCCATTTGGATGATGGGTGCCAGCATCCTGCCAGCCATCCTCgtcttcatcctcatcttcatggAGTCCCAGATCACAGC GCTGATCGTCAGTAAGAAGGAGCGGATGCTGGTGAAGGGGACCGGTTTCCACCTGGACCTGCTGATCATTGTGGTGGTGGGCGGGATCTCGGCCCTGTTCGGTCTGCCGTGGTTGTCGGCCGCCACGGTTCGCTCCGTCACCCACACTAACGCCCTGACCGTCATGAGCAAAGATGTTGGCCACGGAGAGAAGCCTCGCATCCTGGAGGTTAAGGAGCAGAGGATGACTGGGTTCCTGGTAGcggtgttagtgg GTCTGTCCATCGTGATAGGGGAGGTCCTGCGTCAGATCCCCCTGGCAGTCCTGTTTGGTATCTTCCTCTACATGGGTGTCATGTCCCTGAACGGGATCCAGCTTACGGAGCGGCTGATCCTGCTCCTGATGCCGGCAAAGTACCACCCGGACCAGGTCTATGTCCAGAAG GTGCAGACACTGAGGATGCACCTGTTCACTCTGGTCCAGCTGAGCTGTCTGTCTCTGCTGTGGATTGTCATGGCAACGGCGGCGGCGCTGGCGTTCCCCTTCATGCTGCTGCTGACCATCCCCatcaggatgctgctgctgccccGCCTCTTCTCCCACAGAGAGCTACAGAGT ctggatgctgatgatGCAACAACCCACCTGGAGGAGACGGAGGTCCATGACAAGTACTCACAGCTGCAGATGCCCGTGTGA